From Chryseotalea sp. WA131a:
ATCGTTGGCAAAATGGGCCACCGATTTATTTGTCTTCCACGCATCGATGCAATGCTTAGCAGTAAAATAGAATACATACCCATTTCGGTCATCCGCCATTTTCTCTACTTCCTTCCAAGTCACCTTTTGGCCTTTGTACTCAACTATACGAGTTCCTTTTTTAATATCAATTTTAGTGAACAAGCCCTTGCCCGCACCCGGCAGGGTGGATTTTTTTACGAGAAGAAATTTTTCTAATAATGCCATGGCAATGGGCAAAAAAAACATCCTGACCCATTACGATCAGGATGTTTGGTTCAAGTTTTAAACTAGAATTACTTAATAATTACGTCTACACCAGAAGGCAACTCCAACTTCATCAACGCATCGATGGTTTTTGTACTGCTAGAGTAAATATCAACCACGCGCTTGTAGGTGCAAAGTTGAAATTGCTCGCGAGCCTTTTTGTTTACGTGCGGAGAACGCAATACTGTGAATTTTTCTTTTTCAGTAGGCAAGGGAATAGGACCGCTTACCACTGCACCTGTTGCTTTTACAGCACGCACAATTTTCTCAGACGACTTATCAACTAAGTTGTGGTCGTACGATTTCAATTTGATTCTGATTTTCTGGCTCATATCTAAACGTCTTTTAGATGTTTTTTAAAATTTCCTTCTAAAATTATTTGGCGGCAACGGCACCTTTTACTTCTTCTATTACTTTCTCGGCTAGGTTTCTAGGCACAGGCGCATAGTGTGAGAAGGTCAGGTTTGCCGAAGCACGGCCTGAAGTCAACGTGCGTAAGTCGGTGATATAACCAAAGAGTTCTTTCAAAGGCACATCTGCCTTGATCACCTGGGCACCACCGCGCGTGTCCATACCTTTCATGATACCTCTTCTGCGGTTCAAATCGCCTGTTACCGAACCCGTGTATTCATCAGGAGAAATTACTTCTACGCCCATGATTGGCTCCAACAACTGAGGTCCACATTTGCTTGCTGCTTCTTTAAAGCCAATGCGAGCTGCCAATTCAAATGACAATGAATCAGAGTCAACATCGTGGTACGAACCATGGAACAAACGAACTGTCATCGAATCGATCGGGTAACCAGCCAACGGGCCGTTCACCATAGCTTGCTCAAAACCTTTTTGTACGGATGGAATAAATTCTCGAGGAATTACACCACCCACAATGTCATTCACAAACTCTAAACCTGGCTTGTCCTCTGGACCTAACTCGCGTGGCCCGATTTCGAATACGATATCGGCAAACTTACCACGACCACCGGTTTGTTTCTTGTAAACTTCTTTATGCTCAACATTCTTGGTCAATGCCTCTTTATATGCTACCTGAGGAGCACCTTGGTTAATCTCTACCTTAAACTCACGTTTCAAGCGGTCGATGATAATCTCCAAATGCAACTCACCCATCCCACGAAGGATTGTTTGACCTGTTTCGTGATCTGTATTTACGCGAAGGGTAGGATCTTCTTCCACTAATTTGGCAATGGCCATACCCAATTTATCTGCATCCGCTTGCTTTTTGGGCTCAATTGCATAACCAATTACCGGCTCAGGGAATATCATTGACTCTAATATCACCGGGCGTTTTTCATCGCACAGCGTATCACCTGTGCGAATATCTTTGAAACCAACTACTGCGCCAATATCACCAGCTGGCAATCGTTCAATTTGGTTTTGCTTGTTGGCGTGCATTTGGAATACACGAGAGATACGTTCTTTCGCATCGGAACGAGTATTTTTAATATACGAGCCTGATTCGAGCACACCTGAATAAGCACGCACAAAACACAAACGACCTACGAATGGATCGGTAGCGATTTTAAATGCCAAGCCTACAAACGGTTCTTTTTCGTCAGGGCGAATTTCCACTTCACTTCCATCATCAGGGTTTGTTCCGATAATTACATCTTTGTCAAGAGGTGAGGGCAACAACTCCATCACATAATCCAACATGGTTTGCACACCCTTATTTTTGAATGAAGAACCGCACACCATCGGCACGATTTTCATATCAATAACCGCTTTGCGCAAGGCCGTTAAAATTTCTGCCTCTGTGATTGAACTTGGGTCGTCAAAAAATTTCTCAATCAAGGTTTCGTCATACTCCGCTACCGCTTCCAATAATTTTTCGCGATACTCATGAGCTTCCGCCTTCATGTCTTCGGGAATTGGCACTTCTTGAAAGGTCATCCCCTTATCATTCTCATTCCAAATGATGCCGCGGTTGTTGATCAAGTCAACCACACCTTTAAAGTTATCTTCAGCACCGATCGGCAATTGCAAGGCAACTGCTTTGCTACCTAGTTTCTCTTTTACTTGGTTACACACTCCTAAAAAGTCTGCACCTGATCGGTCCATTTTATTGACGAAACCAATACGCGCAACTTTATAGTTGTCAGCTAAACGCCAATTTGTTTCAGATTGAGGCTCAACACCATCTACAGAGCTAAACAAGAACACCAACCCATCTAGCACACGCAACGACCGATTTACCTCCACGGTAAAATCTACGTGGCCAGGTGTATCGATAATGTTTACGTGGTAGTCGTTGTTTCTATATTTCCAATGTACGGTAGTCGCGGCTGATGTGATAGTGATACCGCGCTCTTGCTCTTGTGCCATCCAGTCCATGGTGGCAGCACCTTCGTGAACTTCACCAATTTTATGGTTTACACCAGCATAATAAAGAATCCGCTCCGTGGTAGTTGTTTTACCGGCATCAATATGCGCGGCAATACCGATATTTCTTGTGTACTTAAGGTCTCTTGCCATGGAAGGGGGTTAATTAAAATCTAAAATGTGAGAAGGCCTTATTGGCTTCGGCCATGCGATGTGTATCGTCTTTCTTTTTGATGGCAGCACCTTCGCCTTTAGAGGCTGCTAAGATTTCATTTGCCAATTTATCTTTCATGGTTTTTTCACCACGTGCACGAGAATAGTCGATCAACCATTTGATGCTCAAATTGATTTTGCGCTCGGGGCGGATCTCCACCGGCACCTGAAAGTTTGCACCACCTACCCTACGGCTTTTTACCTCTACGGCAGGCATTACATTGTTCATGGCGCGCTTCCAAACTTCCAATCCGTTTTCGCCACCCGCTTTCTTTTCTACTTGCTCAATGGCATCATAAAAAATAGAGTAAGCAACGCTCTTCTTACCATCTGTCATCATGTAGTTAACAAATTTGGTAACGAGTGTATCTTTAAATTTTGGATCAGGAAGAAGATATCTTTTCTTGGGTTTCGACTTTCTCATGGCTTAGCTGATTTGAATAACTGTCTGGTTGCTTATTTTTTTCCTTTTGCTGCTGGTGCACCTTTCGCAGCAGGAGCGGCTGCCCCAGCTTTCGGACGTTTTGCACCATACTTCGAGCGGCTTTGCTTGCGGCCGTTTACTCCGGCTGTATCCAACGCACCTCTGATAATATGGTAACGCACACCAGGTAAATCTTTTACACGACCACCACGCACCAATACGATGGAGTGCTCTTGCAAATTGTGACCTTCGCCCATAATATAGGCGTTTACCTCTTTCTGGTTAGTCAGTCGCACACGGGCAACTTTACGCATGGCAGAATTTGGCTTTTTAGGGGTTGTGGTGTACACGCGGGTACAAACTCCCCTGCGCTGAGGGGACGAATCTAAGGCTGGAGACTTTGACTTGAAGGTCAATTTTTCCCTTCCTTTTCTCACAAGTTGCTGAATGGTTGGCATTTACGTTTTATTTTTTAACCTTTTTAAAATAAGGACTGCAAAGGTATTATAAAACAGCAAACCTGCAAAAGCTGAGTGTAATCAATTTTTGAAGGTTTCTGCTAAAAATACCTGGATAAACTATAGTCTAATATGCTATTTCAGGGTAGAATCCATAGCCATAGGCACAAAAGACATTGCGCGATTGAACTTTATGGTAAATACCCCCCTGGGTGGCAGTAGATTTTTCATATCTCAAGAAAACAATAACAATCACATATTCTTCACCACCTCTTGCCCAAACTCTGAGCACTTCAAAAGGGTAGCACCCTCCATTTGGCGGTGGAAATCGTACGTGACACGCTTGGAAGAAATGGCTCCTTCCAAACCTTTCACAATCAAGTCGGCAGCCTCTTGCCACCCCATGTACTCCAACATCATCACGCCTGAAAGGATTACTGAGCCAGGGTTTACTTTATCTTGACCGGCATACTTGGGTGCTGTGCCGTGGGTTGCCTCAAAAATAGCATGCCCGGTGATGTAGTTTACGTTACCACCCGGAGCGATTCCAATACCACCCACAATCGCGGCCAACGCATCTGAAATATAATCACCGTTTAGGTTCAACGTGGCTACTACCGAGTATTCATCAGGGCGTAAAAGTATTTGCTGAAGGAAGGCATCGGCAATGGCATCCTTCACCACTATCTTATGACCATTCTTTTCAATCACCATCCAAGGGCCACCGTCTAGCTCGGTCGCTCCAAATTCATTTTTGGCCAAGGCATAACCCCAATCACGGAAGCCGCCCTCGGTAAACTTCATAATGTTGCCTTTGTGCACCAACGTTACACTTGGCTTTTTCTGCTCAATAGCATATTGAATGGCCGAGCGCACCAAACGCTCTGTTCCTTCTTTCGATACGGGCTTGATGCCGATACCCGAAGTTTCAGGAAAACGGATTTTCTTGTATTGTTTCGAAAAATTTTCTTTGAAGAAGGTCATGAATTTCTTGTTGTCGTCACTGCCTTGTTGAAATTCAATACCCGCGTAAATGTCTTCGGTGTTTTCGCGGAAGATGCACATATCGGTTTTGTGG
This genomic window contains:
- the rpsL gene encoding 30S ribosomal protein S12, with the protein product MPTIQQLVRKGREKLTFKSKSPALDSSPQRRGVCTRVYTTTPKKPNSAMRKVARVRLTNQKEVNAYIMGEGHNLQEHSIVLVRGGRVKDLPGVRYHIIRGALDTAGVNGRKQSRSKYGAKRPKAGAAAPAAKGAPAAKGKK
- the rpsJ gene encoding 30S ribosomal protein S10, whose translation is MSQKIRIKLKSYDHNLVDKSSEKIVRAVKATGAVVSGPIPLPTEKEKFTVLRSPHVNKKAREQFQLCTYKRVVDIYSSSTKTIDALMKLELPSGVDVIIK
- the fusA gene encoding elongation factor G, whose amino-acid sequence is MARDLKYTRNIGIAAHIDAGKTTTTERILYYAGVNHKIGEVHEGAATMDWMAQEQERGITITSAATTVHWKYRNNDYHVNIIDTPGHVDFTVEVNRSLRVLDGLVFLFSSVDGVEPQSETNWRLADNYKVARIGFVNKMDRSGADFLGVCNQVKEKLGSKAVALQLPIGAEDNFKGVVDLINNRGIIWNENDKGMTFQEVPIPEDMKAEAHEYREKLLEAVAEYDETLIEKFFDDPSSITEAEILTALRKAVIDMKIVPMVCGSSFKNKGVQTMLDYVMELLPSPLDKDVIIGTNPDDGSEVEIRPDEKEPFVGLAFKIATDPFVGRLCFVRAYSGVLESGSYIKNTRSDAKERISRVFQMHANKQNQIERLPAGDIGAVVGFKDIRTGDTLCDEKRPVILESMIFPEPVIGYAIEPKKQADADKLGMAIAKLVEEDPTLRVNTDHETGQTILRGMGELHLEIIIDRLKREFKVEINQGAPQVAYKEALTKNVEHKEVYKKQTGGRGKFADIVFEIGPRELGPEDKPGLEFVNDIVGGVIPREFIPSVQKGFEQAMVNGPLAGYPIDSMTVRLFHGSYHDVDSDSLSFELAARIGFKEAASKCGPQLLEPIMGVEVISPDEYTGSVTGDLNRRRGIMKGMDTRGGAQVIKADVPLKELFGYITDLRTLTSGRASANLTFSHYAPVPRNLAEKVIEEVKGAVAAK
- the rpsG gene encoding 30S ribosomal protein S7, producing the protein MRKSKPKKRYLLPDPKFKDTLVTKFVNYMMTDGKKSVAYSIFYDAIEQVEKKAGGENGLEVWKRAMNNVMPAVEVKSRRVGGANFQVPVEIRPERKINLSIKWLIDYSRARGEKTMKDKLANEILAASKGEGAAIKKKDDTHRMAEANKAFSHFRF
- the icd gene encoding NADP-dependent isocitrate dehydrogenase, coding for MSDQKITISNGKLTVPNNPTIPFIEGDGTGVDIWPASQYVFDKAVEKAYQGKRKISWKEVLAGEKAFNQTGNWMPEETLTIFREYLVGIKGPLTTPVGGGIRSLNVALRQELDLYSCVRPVRWFRGVPSPVKEPHKTDMCIFRENTEDIYAGIEFQQGSDDNKKFMTFFKENFSKQYKKIRFPETSGIGIKPVSKEGTERLVRSAIQYAIEQKKPSVTLVHKGNIMKFTEGGFRDWGYALAKNEFGATELDGGPWMVIEKNGHKIVVKDAIADAFLQQILLRPDEYSVVATLNLNGDYISDALAAIVGGIGIAPGGNVNYITGHAIFEATHGTAPKYAGQDKVNPGSVILSGVMMLEYMGWQEAADLIVKGLEGAISSKRVTYDFHRQMEGATLLKCSEFGQEVVKNM